In Trichomycterus rosablanca isolate fTriRos1 chromosome 20, fTriRos1.hap1, whole genome shotgun sequence, one DNA window encodes the following:
- the crybb1l3 gene encoding crystallin, beta B1, like 3 isoform X2 — translation MSHTAVQGSVGSRSAIGMHTHKIFLYECENFQGRRIELNGECRNICEKGFDRVRSIKVECGPWVGYEQQNMCGEMFVLEKGEYPCWDTWSNSYRCDQLMSVRPVRMDSQDHKICLFEGANFEGRKMEVCDEDIPSLWSYGFQDRVASIQVTGGTWVGYQYPGYRGYQYILEFGPFKHWNEWGANHPQIQSIRRIRDMQTHRRGCFEMSA, via the exons ATGTCTCATACCGCTGTGCAGGGAAGTGTTGGAAGTCGTTCTGCCATTGGAATGCACACCCATAAG ATCTTTTTGTACGAGTGTGAGAATTTCCAGGGTCGCAGGATTGAGCTGAATGGCGAGTGTCGTAATATCTGTGAGAAGGGCTTTGATCGTGTGCGTTCCATCAAAGTGGAGTGTGGCCC GTGGGTGGGTTATGAGCAGCAGAACATGTGTGGTGAGATGTTCGTGCTGGAAAAAGGAGAGTACCCTTGCTGGGACACCTGGTCCAACAGCTACCGTTGTGATCAACTTATGTCTGTCAGGCCAGTACGCATG GACTCACAGGATCATAAGATCTGCCTGTTTGAAGGTGCAAATTTTGAAGGTCGCAAGATGGAGGTTTGTGATGAAGACATCCCCAGTCTGTGGTCCTATGGCTTCCAGGACAGAGTAGCAAGTATTCAAGTCACTGGTGGAAC GTGGGTTGGGTATCAGTACCCTGGTTATCGTGGATACCAGTACATATTAGAATTTGGTCCTTTCAAACACTGGAATGAGTGGGGTGCCAATCACCCCCAGATCCAGTCCATTCGACGAATACGGGATATGCAGACACACCGTCGAGGCTGCTTTGAGATGAGTGCCTGA
- the crybb1l3 gene encoding crystallin, beta B1, like 3 isoform X1 — translation MSHTAVQGSVGSRSAIGMHTHKVNQYLLIMIFLYECENFQGRRIELNGECRNICEKGFDRVRSIKVECGPWVGYEQQNMCGEMFVLEKGEYPCWDTWSNSYRCDQLMSVRPVRMDSQDHKICLFEGANFEGRKMEVCDEDIPSLWSYGFQDRVASIQVTGGTWVGYQYPGYRGYQYILEFGPFKHWNEWGANHPQIQSIRRIRDMQTHRRGCFEMSA, via the exons ATGTCTCATACCGCTGTGCAGGGAAGTGTTGGAAGTCGTTCTGCCATTGGAATGCACACCCATAAGGTAAACCAATATTTACTTATCAT GATCTTTTTGTACGAGTGTGAGAATTTCCAGGGTCGCAGGATTGAGCTGAATGGCGAGTGTCGTAATATCTGTGAGAAGGGCTTTGATCGTGTGCGTTCCATCAAAGTGGAGTGTGGCCC GTGGGTGGGTTATGAGCAGCAGAACATGTGTGGTGAGATGTTCGTGCTGGAAAAAGGAGAGTACCCTTGCTGGGACACCTGGTCCAACAGCTACCGTTGTGATCAACTTATGTCTGTCAGGCCAGTACGCATG GACTCACAGGATCATAAGATCTGCCTGTTTGAAGGTGCAAATTTTGAAGGTCGCAAGATGGAGGTTTGTGATGAAGACATCCCCAGTCTGTGGTCCTATGGCTTCCAGGACAGAGTAGCAAGTATTCAAGTCACTGGTGGAAC GTGGGTTGGGTATCAGTACCCTGGTTATCGTGGATACCAGTACATATTAGAATTTGGTCCTTTCAAACACTGGAATGAGTGGGGTGCCAATCACCCCCAGATCCAGTCCATTCGACGAATACGGGATATGCAGACACACCGTCGAGGCTGCTTTGAGATGAGTGCCTGA